A genomic region of Mesobacillus jeotgali contains the following coding sequences:
- a CDS encoding adenine phosphoribosyltransferase yields MDLKQFVTIVPDWPKPGIKFKDITTLMDNGEAYRYATDQIVVYAREKQIDLVVGPEARGFIIGCPVAYAHGVGFAPVRKEGKLPRETIKVNYGLEYGSDVLTIHKDAIKPGQRVLITDDLLATGGTIEATIKLVEELGGVVAGIAFLIELTYLDGRKKLDGYDILTLMQY; encoded by the coding sequence ATGGATTTGAAACAATTCGTAACAATCGTTCCCGATTGGCCAAAGCCTGGCATTAAGTTCAAGGACATCACAACCTTAATGGACAATGGTGAGGCATATAGATATGCAACAGACCAAATCGTGGTTTATGCCCGTGAAAAGCAAATCGACCTTGTAGTCGGTCCTGAAGCACGCGGCTTCATCATCGGTTGTCCGGTTGCCTATGCCCATGGTGTAGGATTCGCTCCTGTCAGGAAGGAAGGAAAACTTCCGCGCGAAACAATCAAGGTCAATTACGGACTTGAATATGGCAGTGACGTTTTAACAATCCATAAAGACGCGATCAAGCCAGGACAAAGAGTCTTGATCACCGATGACTTGCTGGCAACTGGCGGAACGATCGAAGCAACGATCAAGCTGGTTGAAGAACTAGGAGGAGTCGTGGCAGGTATCGCCTTCCTGATTGAACTTACGTATCTAGATGGCCGCAAAAAGCTGGATGGCTATGATATTTTAACCTTGATGCAATATTAA
- a CDS encoding cation diffusion facilitator family transporter, producing MEKDVRFKKAEFAAMVGVVGNILLAGLKWGVGIYANSKALVADAVHSASDVVGSLAVYIGLKAAKAPPDEDHPYGHGKAESIAAIIVAVLLMLVGVEIGRSSFEAFFHPIEPPKSIAIVAVVVSIIVKEGMFRYKYKLGKQLKSDALIVNAYEHRSDVYSSIAALIGISAAVLGGIFGIGWLEYADPVTGLLVALLVIRMAWKLGKESIHNTLDHVLHDEDTEEFRTVVQSIPEVKNLDELHAREHGHYVIIDLKISVDPHITVEQGHRIGKSVKKKLMENKNVQNVLVHINPYSESGSSEDGVDIQ from the coding sequence TTGGAAAAAGATGTTCGATTTAAGAAAGCGGAATTTGCGGCAATGGTTGGTGTTGTCGGTAATATTTTACTTGCAGGATTAAAGTGGGGAGTAGGCATTTATGCGAACAGTAAAGCACTTGTAGCGGATGCTGTCCATTCTGCATCTGATGTAGTTGGATCATTAGCTGTATACATAGGTCTCAAGGCAGCGAAAGCACCGCCGGATGAAGACCATCCTTACGGCCATGGAAAGGCCGAATCAATTGCCGCAATCATTGTTGCAGTCTTATTGATGCTTGTGGGTGTCGAAATCGGCAGATCATCCTTTGAGGCATTCTTTCATCCTATTGAACCTCCCAAATCAATCGCGATTGTAGCTGTAGTCGTTTCAATTATCGTAAAAGAGGGAATGTTCAGGTACAAATACAAATTGGGAAAGCAATTGAAAAGTGATGCGCTCATCGTTAATGCGTATGAGCATAGGTCGGATGTCTATTCTTCCATAGCAGCACTTATAGGAATCAGCGCTGCGGTGCTGGGCGGCATCTTTGGTATAGGCTGGCTGGAATATGCCGACCCGGTGACCGGGCTGCTTGTAGCCTTGCTGGTCATCAGGATGGCATGGAAGCTTGGCAAGGAGTCTATCCATAACACACTTGATCATGTGCTGCATGATGAGGATACAGAAGAATTCAGGACTGTTGTACAGTCAATACCAGAAGTGAAGAATTTGGATGAATTACATGCCAGAGAGCACGGTCACTATGTTATCATTGATTTGAAGATATCTGTTGATCCACATATTACCGTAGAACAAGGCCACCGGATTGGAAAAAGTGTGAAAAAGAAACTGATGGAAAACAAAAATGTCCAAAATGTTCTGGTCCATATAAACCCATACAGTGAGAGTGGAAGTTCTGAAGATGGCGTAGATATTCAATAG
- a CDS encoding LapA family protein, producing the protein MKFQWTLLLGLAFALIVAVFAVINVDPVTVNYLFGESEWPLILVILGSVLMGGIIVGSVGLFRMFVLQREVKTLKKKNNSLEEQLAQKETRPEETAPQHEIEDIH; encoded by the coding sequence ATGAAGTTTCAGTGGACATTGCTGCTGGGGCTTGCATTCGCATTGATTGTTGCTGTTTTTGCAGTCATCAATGTCGATCCAGTAACAGTGAACTATTTATTTGGGGAATCAGAATGGCCGTTAATTTTGGTCATCTTAGGCTCTGTATTGATGGGCGGAATCATCGTTGGCTCTGTCGGTCTATTCAGGATGTTTGTACTTCAAAGGGAAGTAAAGACATTGAAGAAGAAAAACAATTCACTAGAAGAACAGCTGGCCCAAAAGGAAACTCGGCCGGAGGAAACAGCACCCCAGCACGAAATAGAAGATATCCATTAA
- the recJ gene encoding single-stranded-DNA-specific exonuclease RecJ: MLKPKSRWIVKKSDQTIIDSLAKDLNINHLTASLLVNRGLDTVEDARYFLFGQKSEFHDPFLLKNMDKAVERINKAIETQEPILVFGDYDADGVSSTTVLMKALAELGANADYYIPNRFTEGYGPNEKAFRSAADSGVGLIITVDTGISALHEATVAKDLGVDLIITDHHEPGPVLPDAFAIIHPKLDDSVYPFKDLAGVGVAFKVAHALLGRVPEHLLEFAAIGTIADLVPLLGENRLIALRGIEKLKSSQTPGLNALLKLAKTDRAAIDEETIGFMIGPRVNAAGRLGSADPAVQLMMTSDPEEAMMLAEEIDSINKERQNIVSQIAEEAVAEVEMYYPIEENSVLVVGKEGWNAGVIGIVASKLVEKYYRPTIVLSFDKEKGLAKGSARSIAGFDLFKNLSTCRDILPHFGGHPMAAGMTLNLNDVDDLRSRLNSLAKEQLKEEDLIPVSHIDARIDVKEITIETINELGMLSPYGVSNPKPKVLIDGANISTLRKIGADQSHLKLALEEEGNVIDGIGFGFGHLHDHISPSSKLSVIGELSINEWNNIKKPQIFLRDVAVKSWQLFDFRGLKRLEKLPDMIPGSNIKWILFNSDLKNKFSPIIGDSLELVSTDEVAEQIELDQSNVVLLDLPSSKDILEKLFAGKNPGRIYVHFYKENSDFFTTMPTREHFKWFYAFLAKKGPFDFKRYGDELAKHRGWTKETIDFMSQVFFELDFVKINNGFISLEENVPKRDLSESKTYQHKVQAFTLENELLYSSYEQLKNWFDQFIQESVENEEAIIQWI, translated from the coding sequence ATGTTAAAGCCAAAATCAAGGTGGATTGTTAAAAAATCCGACCAGACAATAATAGATTCACTCGCTAAAGATCTGAACATAAATCATCTGACTGCTTCTCTGCTAGTCAATCGCGGACTGGATACCGTGGAAGATGCCCGGTATTTTTTATTTGGGCAAAAAAGCGAATTTCACGACCCATTTTTGCTGAAAAATATGGATAAGGCAGTAGAGCGGATCAATAAGGCAATAGAAACGCAGGAGCCCATTTTGGTATTTGGTGATTATGATGCAGATGGTGTAAGCAGTACGACGGTCCTGATGAAAGCCCTGGCTGAACTCGGAGCAAACGCCGACTATTACATACCGAACCGTTTTACAGAAGGGTACGGTCCTAATGAGAAAGCATTCCGCAGTGCCGCAGACAGCGGAGTTGGCTTGATCATTACTGTCGATACGGGCATTTCAGCTCTTCATGAAGCAACTGTTGCCAAAGACTTAGGTGTCGACCTGATCATAACGGATCACCATGAACCGGGTCCAGTCCTGCCAGATGCATTCGCCATCATCCATCCAAAGCTGGACGACAGTGTATACCCTTTCAAGGATTTAGCTGGTGTAGGTGTTGCTTTTAAGGTTGCACATGCTTTGCTTGGGAGGGTCCCGGAGCATTTGTTGGAGTTTGCCGCTATTGGGACAATTGCCGACCTTGTGCCTTTGCTAGGGGAGAACAGGCTGATTGCCCTAAGGGGAATAGAGAAACTGAAGTCTAGCCAGACACCTGGTTTGAATGCACTGCTTAAGCTGGCTAAAACAGACAGGGCAGCCATTGATGAAGAAACAATCGGTTTTATGATTGGCCCTCGGGTTAATGCAGCCGGCCGGCTTGGCAGCGCTGATCCTGCTGTGCAATTGATGATGACATCTGATCCGGAAGAGGCTATGATGCTTGCGGAAGAGATTGATTCAATCAATAAAGAACGCCAGAACATTGTTTCGCAAATCGCCGAAGAAGCAGTTGCTGAAGTAGAAATGTATTATCCAATAGAAGAAAATTCAGTCCTTGTCGTCGGCAAGGAAGGCTGGAACGCAGGAGTCATTGGTATTGTAGCCTCCAAACTCGTTGAAAAATACTACCGGCCAACGATTGTGCTCAGTTTTGATAAAGAGAAGGGACTAGCGAAGGGTTCTGCACGCAGTATCGCCGGTTTCGACCTTTTTAAGAATCTATCAACCTGCAGAGATATCCTTCCGCATTTTGGGGGCCATCCAATGGCTGCGGGCATGACATTGAATCTTAACGATGTTGACGATTTAAGGTCCAGGTTGAATTCCCTGGCCAAAGAACAGCTGAAAGAAGAAGATTTAATTCCTGTATCCCATATCGATGCCAGAATAGATGTTAAAGAGATTACGATTGAAACGATAAATGAACTTGGAATGCTTTCACCGTATGGAGTAAGCAATCCTAAACCGAAAGTGCTGATTGATGGAGCTAATATTTCAACCCTGAGGAAGATAGGAGCAGATCAGTCACATCTTAAGCTGGCACTTGAAGAGGAAGGTAATGTGATAGATGGAATAGGATTCGGCTTTGGACATCTCCATGACCATATCTCACCGAGTTCTAAGCTGTCGGTCATTGGCGAACTGTCAATCAACGAATGGAACAATATCAAGAAGCCGCAGATTTTTCTCAGGGACGTAGCAGTCAAGTCCTGGCAGCTATTCGATTTCCGCGGGCTTAAAAGGTTGGAAAAGCTTCCAGATATGATTCCAGGAAGTAATATTAAGTGGATTCTCTTTAACTCCGATTTAAAAAATAAGTTTTCTCCTATTATCGGAGACTCATTGGAACTAGTATCAACAGATGAGGTAGCTGAGCAAATCGAGTTAGACCAATCCAATGTCGTGCTGTTGGATCTGCCGTCTTCCAAAGATATACTGGAGAAATTATTTGCCGGGAAAAATCCCGGAAGGATTTATGTCCATTTTTACAAAGAAAACAGCGATTTCTTCACGACTATGCCAACCAGGGAGCATTTCAAATGGTTTTACGCTTTCCTCGCAAAGAAAGGTCCATTTGATTTTAAAAGGTATGGAGATGAATTGGCCAAGCATAGAGGTTGGACAAAAGAAACAATAGATTTCATGTCGCAGGTGTTTTTTGAACTAGATTTTGTTAAAATAAACAATGGGTTTATTTCACTAGAAGAAAATGTCCCGAAAAGGGATTTATCTGAATCCAAAACATATCAGCACAAGGTGCAAGCATTCACTCTTGAAAATGAATTGCTCTACTCTTCGTATGAGCAATTAAAGAACTGGTTTGACCAATTCATTCAAGAGTCGGTGGAAAATGAGGAGGCAATTATTCAATGGATTTGA
- the secDF gene encoding protein translocase subunit SecDF codes for MVKRSRIVAFFLLVILIGSAMGATTQNILKDIKLGLDLQGGFEVLYEVTPLNGKEGETVDRETLKSTAEALERRVNVLGVSEPNIQIEGDDRIRVQLAGVKDQNKAREILSTEANLTFRDVNDRVMMDGSDLEENGAKQSFDQQNKPSISITLKDGDQFGEITKEIRDMYPENQLIIWLDFEEGKDSYKEERTKPEPKFLSNPNVDKILNQKNVEITGNFTIEEAQQLASLLNAGSLPVNLEETYSTSVGAKFGEQALNETVFAGIIGILAVFAFMLILYRIPGIVAVITLSIYVYLILLVFDWMNGVLTLPGIAALILGVGMAVDANIITYERIKEELKVGRNIKAAFDAGSKGSLSTIFDANITTLLAAIVLFAYGTSSVKGFATMLIISILASFITAVFGARLFLGLLVNSGLFKNKPGLFGVKPSEVHDISEGLDSLDLKTKFDRFDFIKSRNKFFTASAVLIGIGLIALLVFRLNLGIDFAAGTRVEVMSDSKLTAEQLKEELKQVDLETNDIVISGDNGEIGVARFKTVLSKDKISELKSHFKEEFGAEPNVGTVSPTIGKELAKNAMIAVAIASVGIIIYVTIRFEIYMALAAIIALLHDAFFIIVLFSLTRLEVDITFIAAVLTIVGYSINDTIVTFDRMRENMVKKKRLKTPEDIADVVNSALRQTLGRSVNTILTVVITVVALLIFGSSSIWNFSFALLIGLIAGTYSSIFIAAQLWYVWKNKELKKKGTIKTYKEKKVYSDEPQV; via the coding sequence ATGGTAAAACGCAGCCGCATCGTGGCCTTCTTTTTGCTGGTTATTTTAATCGGAAGTGCCATGGGTGCAACAACCCAGAATATATTGAAAGATATCAAACTTGGTCTAGACCTGCAGGGTGGTTTTGAGGTTCTTTATGAAGTCACGCCTCTAAATGGCAAAGAAGGCGAGACTGTTGACCGTGAAACCTTAAAGAGCACTGCTGAAGCGCTTGAGCGAAGGGTCAACGTCCTTGGTGTCAGCGAACCGAATATCCAAATTGAAGGAGATGACCGGATTCGCGTTCAGCTCGCTGGCGTAAAAGACCAGAATAAAGCACGAGAGATCCTTTCTACCGAAGCGAATCTTACCTTCCGTGACGTGAACGACCGCGTCATGATGGATGGAAGTGACTTGGAAGAAAACGGAGCGAAGCAAAGCTTCGACCAGCAAAACAAGCCGAGTATTTCGATTACTCTTAAAGATGGAGACCAATTCGGTGAGATCACAAAGGAAATCCGTGATATGTATCCAGAAAATCAGCTGATTATCTGGCTGGATTTCGAGGAAGGCAAGGATTCCTATAAGGAAGAAAGGACGAAGCCTGAACCTAAGTTCCTTTCCAATCCAAATGTTGATAAGATCCTTAATCAAAAAAATGTTGAAATCACAGGTAATTTTACAATTGAAGAAGCCCAACAGCTTGCTTCTTTGCTTAATGCTGGATCATTGCCGGTTAATCTAGAAGAAACGTATTCTACTTCTGTTGGAGCGAAGTTCGGTGAACAGGCTCTTAATGAAACAGTCTTTGCTGGGATCATCGGCATTCTTGCTGTTTTCGCATTCATGCTGATTCTATACCGTATCCCTGGTATAGTCGCTGTTATCACTTTATCTATTTACGTGTACCTCATCCTGCTTGTATTTGACTGGATGAACGGGGTACTTACACTGCCAGGTATCGCGGCGTTGATCCTCGGTGTCGGCATGGCGGTGGATGCGAATATCATCACTTATGAACGGATCAAAGAGGAATTAAAGGTTGGCCGGAATATCAAAGCCGCATTCGATGCGGGCAGCAAAGGCTCCCTGTCTACTATCTTTGATGCCAACATCACGACTTTGCTAGCGGCAATCGTATTATTCGCGTATGGTACAAGCTCTGTAAAAGGCTTTGCGACCATGCTGATCATCAGTATTCTTGCAAGCTTTATCACAGCAGTCTTCGGTGCACGCTTGTTCCTTGGATTGCTAGTGAACAGCGGATTGTTCAAAAACAAGCCGGGATTGTTCGGCGTAAAACCTAGTGAAGTTCATGATATCTCTGAAGGATTAGATTCACTGGATTTAAAAACTAAATTCGATCGTTTCGATTTCATCAAGAGCCGAAACAAGTTCTTTACCGCCTCAGCTGTACTTATCGGTATTGGACTGATTGCACTCCTAGTGTTCCGCCTGAATCTTGGAATCGATTTTGCGGCTGGGACAAGGGTAGAGGTCATGTCTGACAGCAAACTTACAGCGGAACAATTAAAAGAAGAACTTAAGCAAGTTGATTTGGAAACAAACGATATTGTCATCTCAGGTGATAATGGCGAAATTGGCGTTGCAAGATTTAAAACAGTTCTATCCAAAGATAAGATCTCTGAGCTTAAATCTCACTTCAAGGAAGAATTCGGTGCCGAGCCGAATGTAGGAACAGTTTCGCCAACAATCGGCAAGGAGCTGGCTAAAAATGCAATGATTGCTGTTGCGATTGCCTCAGTTGGGATCATTATCTATGTAACGATCCGTTTCGAGATTTACATGGCGCTGGCTGCTATAATCGCACTGCTTCATGATGCTTTCTTTATCATCGTTCTATTCAGTCTGACAAGGCTTGAAGTAGATATCACCTTCATCGCGGCCGTCCTGACAATTGTCGGTTATTCAATCAATGATACGATTGTTACTTTTGACAGGATGCGTGAGAATATGGTGAAGAAGAAACGCTTGAAGACACCGGAAGATATTGCGGATGTAGTTAACTCTGCTCTTCGCCAGACACTTGGCCGCTCGGTCAACACAATCCTGACTGTTGTCATAACAGTTGTGGCTCTGTTGATATTCGGAAGTTCATCCATCTGGAATTTCTCTTTCGCTCTACTTATCGGCCTGATTGCCGGTACTTATTCTTCCATCTTCATCGCAGCACAGCTTTGGTATGTATGGAAAAATAAAGAGCTTAAGAAAAAAGGCACAATCAAGACTTATAAGGAAAAGAAAGTCTACTCAGATGAACCGCAAGTTTAA
- a CDS encoding post-transcriptional regulator encodes MNSIHQYGRFYKQVKPALESKIEEFKIFGYEQVKEKELWDYLTKKKWKKPKEEIQMYEIIADILSAKIGDVMNFTTVEAFKLGDFALDDEEERKELLK; translated from the coding sequence ATGAATTCAATCCATCAATACGGACGGTTTTACAAGCAGGTAAAGCCGGCATTGGAAAGCAAAATTGAAGAATTCAAAATATTCGGTTATGAACAGGTTAAAGAAAAAGAATTATGGGATTATCTCACAAAGAAAAAATGGAAGAAACCGAAAGAAGAAATACAAATGTATGAAATCATCGCTGATATTTTATCCGCAAAAATCGGAGACGTAATGAACTTCACCACTGTTGAAGCCTTCAAACTGGGAGATTTTGCGCTCGATGATGAAGAGGAGCGAAAGGAACTGCTGAAGTAG